A region from the Parcubacteria group bacterium ADurb.Bin159 genome encodes:
- the pimA gene encoding GDP-mannose-dependent alpha-(1-2)-phosphatidylinositol mannosyltransferase, with protein MLKIAHIVCAFPPYQGGMGNVCFNQATYLAKIGHQVTVFAPQINNQESFSLGFKQQKLISLLTLGNASLIFPQISILNKFDILHFHYPFIGLGEQILFLKKIGLIKIPLIIQYHMDLIGEGNRKLFFEIYNKKTLPLLLCADKILVSSEDYLLHSKIKKYFLKAKNKFEILPLGVDENKFYPSFEATSSEYQNILFVGALDKAHYFKGVDVLIKAFKKVNNILPQSRLIIVGKGDLRNQFIDLAKKLNIRDKIEFADNVLKEELPLYYQKTAVFVLPSTTRSEAFGLVTLEAMASGLPVIVSNLPGPRSLVDNNGFLVKPGDSDDLSAKIIKILQNDKLKKEFGNQSRQLVNKYYCWSKIVPRLSTIYENILSAKL; from the coding sequence ATGTTAAAAATCGCTCATATTGTTTGCGCTTTTCCCCCTTATCAGGGAGGGATGGGTAATGTTTGTTTTAATCAAGCCACATATTTGGCTAAAATTGGCCATCAAGTTACTGTTTTTGCTCCTCAAATAAACAATCAAGAGTCATTTTCTTTGGGATTTAAGCAGCAAAAATTAATATCTCTTTTGACCTTAGGCAACGCCAGTTTAATTTTCCCTCAAATTTCTATTTTAAACAAATTTGATATTTTACATTTTCATTATCCTTTTATTGGTTTAGGGGAGCAAATACTTTTTTTAAAAAAAATAGGGCTTATTAAAATTCCTTTAATTATTCAATATCATATGGATTTAATCGGGGAGGGGAATAGAAAATTATTTTTTGAAATTTATAATAAAAAAACTTTACCCTTATTGCTTTGCGCAGATAAAATTTTAGTAAGCTCTGAAGATTATTTGCTGCATTCAAAAATAAAGAAATATTTTCTAAAAGCAAAAAATAAATTTGAAATTTTACCTTTAGGGGTAGATGAAAATAAATTTTATCCTTCTTTTGAAGCAACTTCTTCAGAATATCAAAACATTCTTTTTGTTGGCGCTTTAGATAAAGCCCATTATTTCAAGGGAGTTGATGTTTTGATTAAGGCGTTTAAAAAAGTAAATAATATTTTACCGCAAAGCCGTTTAATTATTGTGGGCAAAGGAGATTTAAGAAATCAATTTATTGATTTAGCTAAAAAATTAAACATTAGAGACAAAATTGAATTTGCTGATAATGTTCTAAAAGAAGAATTGCCTCTTTATTATCAAAAAACGGCTGTTTTTGTTCTTCCCTCCACTACTCGTTCTGAGGCTTTTGGTTTAGTTACTTTGGAAGCAATGGCTAGCGGTTTGCCAGTTATTGTTTCTAATCTTCCCGGACCTCGTTCTTTAGTTGATAATAATGGTTTTCTAGTAAAACCCGGCGATTCAGATGATTTGTCTGCCAAAATAATTAAAATTTTACAAAACGATAAGCTAAAAAAAGAGTTTGGCAACCAATCGCGGCAATTAGTTAATAAGTATTATTGTTGGTCTAAAATAGTTCCTCGTTTATCAACTATTTATGAAAATATTCTTTCAGCAAAATTGTGA
- a CDS encoding O-Antigen ligase, which yields MNKIASACQLDRPNLKNEPKNRINKGFHKEEERECEEKKGLSLLEVVWLITIAIVPLCFCLNMFNPWQMAKNIIFQSLVEISFFIFWGQIIIFGFPKEEFKKKLKFIIPPFIFIIILGLATLFSPTRWFSFWGYWERKLGFLTWLHFFIFYVILLLNIKNKVQIKRIILTVLITATLVAFYGFMQFARYDPFEWDLNPILKISDYRVFSSLGQPNFLASWLLLVIPLNILAIFIYKKRIVRFFLFLLFSILIVLLILTQSRGGLIGFIFEIVFLLLSFSYFKKKKKIFIFISIVLILGILFIFWINSKNIDLEKTENNLFNRLQSLVNLKEAGEYRLWHWQASLELIKKKPILGYGLESQRFYFPSYYRKEFAMKEAPNIFLDRAHNDILDVLLNSGFLGLISWWFFLGYLFYQGFKTVKRGKINILFLLAGIFGYLVSLQFSFHTHSTLLYFWIWAILIFLNNDDNEFKIDCSKKYFKEKPEVHSCISKIQIAIIFLLIILTCSFIWFINGYEYLASHYLLKAEIAKIEGKGEDADIFYTKSIKYGRNDPYFRQMSAEGMLELGLMEQDLSKKMFFIQTGIKQIEDIPNNLRPIEARIYLPQLLTQKAKLTNNPDDFEKAEYYFKDLIEFSPNLALAWRNWAELDIVRKDWDKAREKINLSLNLCPDPFDKENEHSEEVISEIIAAKEKLARIELETGNYDKSLEIYNEILRLDPEQFFVWQKISEIYEMKGDKDNAIKAQNEFLKRMRDRNFYDL from the coding sequence ATGAACAAAATCGCCTCTGCCTGCCAATTAGACAGGCCAAATTTAAAAAATGAGCCAAAAAACCGTATAAATAAAGGGTTTCATAAGGAGGAGGAAAGAGAGTGTGAAGAAAAAAAAGGATTATCCCTTTTGGAGGTGGTGTGGTTAATCACTATTGCTATTGTGCCGCTTTGTTTTTGTCTTAATATGTTTAACCCTTGGCAAATGGCTAAAAATATCATTTTCCAAAGTTTAGTTGAAATATCTTTTTTTATTTTTTGGGGACAAATTATAATTTTTGGCTTTCCTAAAGAAGAATTCAAGAAAAAATTAAAATTTATTATACCACCATTTATTTTTATTATTATTTTAGGTTTGGCTACTTTGTTCTCTCCTACGCGCTGGTTTAGTTTTTGGGGTTATTGGGAAAGAAAATTGGGGTTTTTAACTTGGCTTCACTTTTTTATTTTTTATGTAATTTTACTTCTAAATATAAAAAATAAAGTTCAAATTAAACGCATTATTTTAACTGTTTTGATAACAGCAACGCTCGTAGCCTTCTATGGTTTTATGCAGTTTGCCAGATATGACCCTTTTGAGTGGGATCTTAATCCTATTTTGAAAATATCCGATTACCGCGTTTTTTCTTCTTTAGGACAACCGAATTTTTTAGCTTCTTGGCTACTTTTGGTCATCCCTTTAAATATTTTAGCCATATTTATTTACAAAAAAAGAATAGTTAGGTTTTTTTTATTTTTACTTTTTTCTATTTTAATTGTTCTTTTAATTTTAACTCAGAGTAGGGGAGGGCTAATTGGTTTTATCTTTGAAATTGTTTTTTTGCTTCTTTCTTTCTCCTATTTTAAAAAAAAGAAAAAAATATTTATTTTTATTTCTATTGTTTTAATTTTAGGAATTTTATTTATTTTTTGGATAAATTCAAAAAATATCGATTTAGAAAAAACAGAGAATAACCTTTTTAATCGTCTTCAGTCTTTAGTTAATCTTAAAGAAGCTGGAGAATATCGGCTTTGGCATTGGCAGGCGAGTTTAGAATTGATAAAAAAGAAACCGATTTTGGGTTATGGTTTAGAAAGTCAACGTTTTTATTTTCCCTCTTATTACCGCAAAGAATTTGCCATGAAAGAAGCGCCGAATATTTTTTTAGATAGAGCGCATAACGATATTTTAGATGTTCTTTTGAATAGCGGGTTTTTGGGGCTTATTTCTTGGTGGTTTTTTCTTGGCTATTTATTTTATCAAGGATTTAAAACAGTAAAAAGGGGTAAGATTAATATTTTATTTCTTTTAGCCGGTATTTTCGGTTATTTGGTTTCTTTACAATTTTCTTTTCATACTCATTCTACCTTGCTTTATTTTTGGATATGGGCAATATTAATTTTTTTAAATAATGATGATAATGAATTTAAAATAGATTGCTCCAAAAAGTATTTCAAAGAAAAACCCGAGGTACATTCTTGTATTTCTAAAATTCAAATAGCAATAATTTTTCTTTTAATTATTTTAACCTGTTCTTTTATTTGGTTTATTAATGGTTATGAGTATTTAGCCAGTCATTATTTACTTAAAGCGGAGATAGCTAAAATTGAAGGAAAGGGAGAAGATGCTGATATTTTTTATACTAAATCAATAAAATATGGCAGAAATGACCCTTATTTTCGTCAAATGTCGGCTGAGGGTATGTTAGAATTAGGTTTAATGGAGCAAGATTTGTCAAAAAAAATGTTTTTTATTCAAACAGGTATCAAGCAGATAGAAGATATCCCAAACAATTTAAGGCCCATTGAAGCCAGAATTTATTTACCACAGTTATTAACCCAAAAAGCAAAATTAACTAATAACCCAGATGATTTTGAAAAAGCCGAATATTATTTTAAAGATTTAATTGAGTTTAGCCCAAATTTAGCTTTAGCTTGGCGGAATTGGGCGGAATTAGATATAGTTAGAAAAGATTGGGATAAAGCTAGAGAAAAAATAAATTTGTCTTTAAACTTGTGCCCTGACCCTTTTGACAAAGAGAACGAACATTCAGAAGAGGTTATTAGTGAAATAATTGCAGCTAAAGAAAAATTAGCCCGTATAGAATTAGAAACAGGAAATTACGATAAATCCTTAGAAATTTATAATGAAATTCTCCGGCTTGATCCAGAACAATTTTTTGTTTGGCAAAAAATAAGCGAAATTTATGAAATGAAAGGAGACAAAGATAATGCAATTAAAGCTCAAA